A genomic window from Aethina tumida isolate Nest 87 chromosome 4, icAetTumi1.1, whole genome shotgun sequence includes:
- the LOC109596358 gene encoding uncharacterized protein LOC109596358 isoform X2 translates to MSGNEEPNSLEYIEDPYFNPHDSTLTPSLDEPDHNEYLSDYDLLENELELFDLRQLDFDEINSNSLGSLGNDESVNVEAEFITVKKANAIIRTFFKRRNFRRQVRVTYCDLTKPYLARLPKDNNFRKYLDISMNGNEEASIAGDHVAPDLSHLTPEEKEQQEKEWREELAQIDDEIATLRTVLASKMKRSAELKRNLGITFLKEVSDDINQGIKNVKESNVYQKTTSVLGGITGSITNKIGQMRHSESFKSIEEKVGSAYENVKTKVVSRSNSTQSLDEAGRSRSGSVVTSPTIPEEKPLA, encoded by the exons ATGTCCGGAAATGAAGAACCCAACTCCCTCGAGTACATAGAAGACCCGTACTTCAATCCGCACGACAGTACGTTGACGCCAAGCTTAGACGAACCGGATCACAACGAGTACCTGAGCGACTACGACTTATTGGAGAACGAATTGGAGCTGTTCGATTTGCGACAGCTCGACTTCGACGAGATAAACAGCAACAGTTTGGGCTCGTTGGGCAACGACGAGAGTGTTAATGTGGAGGCGGAATTTATTACGGTGAAGAAGGCGAACGCGATCATCAGGACGTTCTTCAAGCGCAGGAACTTCAGACGGCAGGTTCGCGTTACGTACTGCGATCTGACCAAGCCGTACCTGGCCAGGCTGCCCAAAGACAATAACTTTAGGAAGTACTTAGATATTAGCATGAACGGCAACG AGGAGGCATCCATTGCTGGAGATCATGTGGCTCCAGACCTATCCCATCTCACGCCCGAGGAGAAGGAGCAACAGGAGAAGGAGTGGAGGGAAGAGCTGGCCCAGATCGACGACGAGATCGCCACCTTGAGGACGGTACTGGCCTCCAAAATGAAACGTAGTGCCGAACTGAAGAGGAACCTCGGCATCACCTTCTTGAAGGAGGTATCCGACGACATCAATCAGGGCATCAAAAATGTTAAGGAGAGCAACGT CTATCAAAAAACAACATCCGTTTTGGGAGGCATCACCGGAAGCATTACCAACAAAATCGGTCAGATGAGACACTCCGAATCGTTCAAATCCATAGAAGAAAAAGTGGGCTCCGCCTACGAAAACGTTAAG ACCAAGGTTGTTTCCCGTTCAAATTCGACCCAAAGTCTGGACGAAGCAGGTCGTTCCAGGTCCGGTTCTGTAGTGACCAGTCCAACAATACCTGAAGAGAAACCGTTGGCATAA
- the LOC109596358 gene encoding tumor protein D52 isoform X1, whose protein sequence is MSGNEEPNSLEYIEDPYFNPHDSTLTPSLDEPDHNEYLSDYDLLENELELFDLRQLDFDEINSNSLGSLGNDESVNVEAEFITVKKANAIIRTFFKRRNFRRQVRVTYCDLTKPYLARLPKDNNFRKYLDISMNGNEEASIAGDHVAPDLSHLTPEEKEQQEKEWREELAQIDDEIATLRTVLASKMKRSAELKRNLGITFLKEVSDDINQGIKNVKESNVYQTVETKVGQVTKAVTDAPLYQKTTSVLGGITGSITNKIGQMRHSESFKSIEEKVGSAYENVKTKVVSRSNSTQSLDEAGRSRSGSVVTSPTIPEEKPLA, encoded by the exons ATGTCCGGAAATGAAGAACCCAACTCCCTCGAGTACATAGAAGACCCGTACTTCAATCCGCACGACAGTACGTTGACGCCAAGCTTAGACGAACCGGATCACAACGAGTACCTGAGCGACTACGACTTATTGGAGAACGAATTGGAGCTGTTCGATTTGCGACAGCTCGACTTCGACGAGATAAACAGCAACAGTTTGGGCTCGTTGGGCAACGACGAGAGTGTTAATGTGGAGGCGGAATTTATTACGGTGAAGAAGGCGAACGCGATCATCAGGACGTTCTTCAAGCGCAGGAACTTCAGACGGCAGGTTCGCGTTACGTACTGCGATCTGACCAAGCCGTACCTGGCCAGGCTGCCCAAAGACAATAACTTTAGGAAGTACTTAGATATTAGCATGAACGGCAACG AGGAGGCATCCATTGCTGGAGATCATGTGGCTCCAGACCTATCCCATCTCACGCCCGAGGAGAAGGAGCAACAGGAGAAGGAGTGGAGGGAAGAGCTGGCCCAGATCGACGACGAGATCGCCACCTTGAGGACGGTACTGGCCTCCAAAATGAAACGTAGTGCCGAACTGAAGAGGAACCTCGGCATCACCTTCTTGAAGGAGGTATCCGACGACATCAATCAGGGCATCAAAAATGTTAAGGAGAGCAACGT ataTCAGACTGTGGAAACTAAAGTTGGGCAAGTGACCAAAGCTGTTACTGATGCACCACT CTATCAAAAAACAACATCCGTTTTGGGAGGCATCACCGGAAGCATTACCAACAAAATCGGTCAGATGAGACACTCCGAATCGTTCAAATCCATAGAAGAAAAAGTGGGCTCCGCCTACGAAAACGTTAAG ACCAAGGTTGTTTCCCGTTCAAATTCGACCCAAAGTCTGGACGAAGCAGGTCGTTCCAGGTCCGGTTCTGTAGTGACCAGTCCAACAATACCTGAAGAGAAACCGTTGGCATAA
- the LOC109596364 gene encoding probable 28S ribosomal protein S26, mitochondrial, with product MLRLANNLKNLTLQTQELSPNYTNLQILRWRRKPRWLPVAKSKMFRIPKRPETPLEETLELQRLYNNYRTQMKSIRRHLFYKHNVQFQASEDPEQQRKIFEEDFERCNEINNKWNEQQKVLREKRLEEELEAQLDFARKRIEIELIKQEEKQQEADEFVRQLKAEAKTFITRENIDQAIENALNNPVDYNFALTPSGEKIFGRETTYKEDKQKISVKQ from the exons atgtTACGCCtggcaaataatttaaagaatttaacacTACAAACACAAGAATTAAGCCCCAATTACACGAACCTCCAGATTTTGAGATGGAGGCGGAAACCACGGTGGTTGCCGGTTGCCAAAAGCAAGATGTTCAGAATACCAAAAAGGCCTGAAACTCCACTGGAAGAAACTCTTGAACTACAAcgtttgtataataattaccgCACGCAAATGAAGTCCATTAGGAGACACCTGTTTTACAAACACAATGTGCAGTTTCAAGCCAGTGAAGACCCAGAGCAACAAAGAAAGATATTCGAGGAAGACTTTGAAAG atgtaatgaaataaacaacaaatggAATGAGCAGCAAAAGGTGCTAAGAGAGAAACGATTAGAAGAGGAGTTGGAGGCTCAATTAGACTTTGCCAGAAAACGCATTGAAATTGAGTTAATTAAACAGGAAGAGAAACAACAAGAAGCTGATGAATTTGTCAGACAACTGAAAGCAGAAGCTAAGACTTTCATTACTAGAGAAAATATAGATCAAGCCATTGAAAATGCTTTAAATAATCCAGTGGATTATAACTTTGCTTTGACTCCCAGTGGAGAAAAAATTTTCGGCCGGGAAACAACTTACAAAGAAGATAAACAGAAGATTAgtgtaaaacaataa
- the LOC109596362 gene encoding nose resistant to fluoxetine protein 6 gives MRSFAFVVIIYFVFTRINCDINSSYIESKYSYLGLVNKTNSSNFSPLKLNLTLENDIKLELNIKETLLSREERGKLCLKNVTRCRQNDFEYETTTSILSKTLFARSPPFDLSRIKGVSLQCQRESKKYLKDLAKFKMWALKMYDSTAKLPSGMLNGNINQLGDFDMCLNAISEEQDIYGKYCLAYMQIDAPHSSYLSGIHRLIHSHFHFKSKLEDPGHRVPRFSSVNWALCVPSSCSTKDVEIGLKETVNSFIKDTEIKVKFEVDPAMCQSKKDAKEIPRSTWIAGGIFLTVIVAVLLASVYETYTPKEQQNEWIMAFSLKKNLKSMFKINKNPSDIEAVHGIRFLNAILLLLAHKSMALFFLPWANRTTYVETVSQPWTVIGRAASLYTDPFIMFSGALTTYALLGRLEKMKKLNLFQEYVSRLMRILPTFAALISFCTFILPWLNNGPMWNLVVTHHSHICKKNWWRNLLFIHNYFGFKEMCLTHTHHVGIDTQLFFTSPFLIYTIWRWPKNGSIALLAIATVSTIMRYYVTYTMRLSNYIHFGTSIQELFDTADYMYILPVHRATVYIMGIFLGYLLRFHRNTTLTIAQLRIGNALALFSYLTSFLVPSFMGDIDYVYNPTHAAWYAAFAPILWCFAFAWIVFTSHIGYKGFVGEMFSKPVFTLWTKISYTVYLTQFPAYFYNVGITRSPENYEFFRTMFNFKEYLWILVLSCTLTLLFESPFQNIRNIIFRKTPRKISEVAVEKKIS, from the exons atgcGGTCGTTCGCGTTCGtagtgataatttattttgtgttcaCCAGAATCAACTGTGACATTAATTCGAGTTACATTGAATCGAAATACTCGTACTTAGGTTTGGTGAATAAGACGAACAGCAGCAACTTTTCGCCGTTGAAGCTGAACCTGACGCTGGAAAATGACATCAAGTTGGAGCTGAACATCAAGGAGACTTTGCTCAGCAGGGAGGAAAGGGGGAAGTTGTGCCTCAAAAATGTCACCAGGTGCAGGCAAAATG ACTTTGAATATGAAACAACGACTTCGATCCTGTCGAAAACGTTATTCGCCAGGAGTCCACCCTTCGACCTAAGCAGGATAAAGGGTGTGAGCCTGCAATGCCAAAGAGAAAGCAAAAAATACCTGAAGGACTTagccaaatttaaaatgtgggCATTAAAAA TGTACGACTCCACTGCCAAGTTGCCTTCTGGAATGTTAAATGGCAACATCAATCAATTAGGGGATTTCGATATGTGTTTGAACGCCATTTCAGAGGAGCAAGACATTTATGGGAAATACTGCCTGGCTTACATGCAAATCGACGCTCCTCACAGCTCGTACCTGTCGGGGATTCACAGATTGATCCACTCACATTTTCACTTCAAAAGCAAACTAGAAGAC CCTGGACACAGGGTGCCAAGGTTTTCTAGTGTGAATTGGGCACTGTGTGTTCCCAGCTCCTGCTCTACCAAAGACGTGGAAATTGGATTGAAAGAGACTGTCAATAGCTTTATTAAAGACactgaaattaaagtcaaatttgaagTTGATCCTGCCATGTGCCAGTCGAAAAAAGATGCCAAAGAGATACCAAGATCAACCTGGATTGCAGG TGGAATATTTCTGACTGTAATTGTTGCTGTTCTACTTGCCTCAGTATACGAAACTTATACACCAAAAGAACAACAAA ACGAATGGATTATGGCTTTTTCACTTAAGAAAAATCTTAAATCCAtgttcaaaattaacaaaaatcctAGTGATATCGAAGCAGTACATGGAATCAGATTTTTAAATGCCATTTTGTTGCTGCTGGCTCACAAATCTATGGCCCTATTTTTCTTGCCTTGGGCTAACAGAACAACATACGTAGAA ACTGTTAGTCAACCCTGGACCGTAATTGGAAGAGCTGCCAGTCTATACACGGACCCGTTCATAATGTTTTCCGGGGCCCTCACAACTTATGCTTTACTTGGCCGATTAGAGAAGATGAAGAAATTGAATCTTTTCCAAGAATATGTTTCAAGACTGATGAGAATTTTGCCCACGTTCGCCGCCCTGATTTCCTTCTGCACCTTCATACTGCCCTGGCTGAACAACGGCCCCATGTGGAACTTGGTGGTGACGCACCACTCGCACATTTGCAAGAAGAACTGGTGGAGGAACTTGTTGTTCATTCACAACTACTTCGGATTTAAAGAAATG TGTTTGACCCACACTCATCACGTGGGTATTGATACACAGTTGTTCTTCACATCACCATTTctaatttacacaatttggCGTTGGCCTAAGAATGGTTCTATTGCACTTTTGGCAATAGCCACCGTTTCCACTATTATGCGTTATTATGTAACGTACACGATGAGACTGTCCAATTACATTCACTTTGGCACATC AATTCAAGAGTTGTTTGATACAGCTGATTATATGTACATTTTACCAGTTCACAGAGCTACAGTCTACATTATGGGCATATTTTTGGGGTACTTGCTTCGATTTCACAGAAATACCACATTAACCATA GCTCAGCTTCGTATAGGAAACGCATTAGCTTTGTTCAGCTATTTGACATCATTTTTGGTGCCATCATTTATGGGTGACATCGATTATGTCTACAATCCAACGCATGCAGCTTGGTACGCAGCATTTGCACCCATATTATGGTGTTTCGCATTCGCCTGGATCGTATTCACCTCCCACATAGGATACAAAG gtTTCGTTGGGGAAATGTTTTCTAAGCCAGTATTTACGTTGTGGACCAAGATTTCGTACACAGTGTACCTGACACAGTTCCCTGCGTATTTCTACAACGTTGGAATCACCAGGAGTCCCGAGAACTATGAATTTTTCAGGACAATG TTCAACTTCAAGGAATACTTGTGGATACTGGTTTTGTCTTGCACATTGACACTGTTGTTTGAGTCACCCTTCCAGAATATTAGGAATATAATATTCAGGAAGACTCCAAGGAAAATTTCAGAAGTAGCAGTAGAGAAGAAGATTTCGTAA
- the LOC109596365 gene encoding activator of basal transcription 1 has protein sequence MTTNKEESDNEEPVSGSSKALKPKKTPKRGIIYLSTIPLYMNVTKIREVFSEFGKVGRVYLQLADTDPKPGEKKKKRKVAKKFTEGWVEFERKSVAKKVAAALNNTQVDTRKKSKQYDCIWNIKYLSNFKWPHLHERLAYEKAARRQKLRAEIQLAKKKTNYFTANLDKKKKGKVTVNKEYVDKIGVKDKTEENMDTSDKEENREEFLQSLFT, from the exons ATGACAACAAACAAGGAAGAATCAGACAATGAAGAACCGGTGTCAGGCTCTTCAAAGGCGTTAAAACCGAAAAAGACTCCTAAACGcggtataatatatttgtcaaCAATTCCCCTTTACATGAATGTGACCAAAATTCGAGAAGTATTCAGTGAATTCGGCAAAGTTGGACGGGTTTATTTACAACTGGCAGATacag atCCTAAACCTGgagaaaagaaaaagaaacgaAAGGTGGCCAAAAAGTTTACAGAAGGCTGGGTGGAGTTTGAACGAAAGTCTGTTGCTAAAAAAGTGGCGGCAGCTCTAAATAATACACAAGTAGACACAAGAAAGAAATCTAAACAGTATGATTGTATCTGGAACATAAAATACTTGTCCAACTTTAAGTGGCCTCACTTACATGAAAGATTAGCTTATGAAAAGGCTGCAAGAAGACAGAAACTTAGGGCAGAAATTCAATTGGCCAAGAAGAAAACCAATTACTTCACTGCTAATTTGGATAAGAAAAAGAAGGGTAAAGTTACTGTCAACAAAGAATATGTGGATAAAATTGGTGTTAAAGATAAAACAGAAGAGAACATGGATACCAGTGATAAGGAGGAGAATAGGGAAGAGTTTCTGCAATcactttttacataa